The following proteins are encoded in a genomic region of Cellulomonas sp. ES6:
- a CDS encoding Lrp/AsnC family transcriptional regulator — MTPAPRDGDGAPGADGAPRRARRRTTAPAPSRRSSMSGLAGFVERQGPPVPLDDIDRELVRRLAADPRASQRQLAREISMSGPAVGERIARLERAGVIRGYTVSVDWAALGFPVLAYIPISIAPGADLAQILTDLHDVPELEELVAVTGTYDLIARFRLRDHAHLQALLLEQLWQIDGLQRIETFLSLGEVRGASLLQRLLEDRDEAGDETRDEAGGDGHADGPPDAGA; from the coding sequence GTGACGCCCGCACCGCGCGACGGCGACGGCGCGCCCGGGGCCGACGGCGCCCCGCGGCGGGCACGCCGCAGGACCACCGCACCCGCGCCGTCGCGCCGCAGCTCCATGTCCGGCCTCGCCGGGTTCGTCGAGCGGCAGGGGCCGCCCGTCCCGCTCGACGACATCGACCGGGAGCTGGTGCGCCGCCTGGCCGCGGACCCGCGGGCGTCGCAGCGCCAGCTCGCGCGGGAGATCAGCATGTCCGGGCCGGCGGTCGGCGAGCGCATCGCCCGCCTGGAGCGCGCCGGCGTGATCCGCGGGTACACCGTCTCCGTCGACTGGGCCGCGCTGGGCTTCCCCGTGCTCGCGTACATCCCGATCAGCATCGCCCCGGGGGCCGACCTCGCCCAGATCCTCACGGACCTGCACGACGTCCCCGAGCTCGAGGAGCTCGTCGCCGTCACCGGCACGTACGACCTCATCGCCCGGTTCCGGCTGCGCGACCACGCCCACCTGCAGGCGCTGCTGCTGGAGCAGCTGTGGCAGATCGACGGGCTCCAGCGGATCGAGACGTTCCTCAGCCTCGGCGAGGTCCGCGGCGCGAGCCTGCTGCAGCGGCTGCTCGAGGACCGCGACGAGGCCGGTGACGAGACCCGCGACGAGGCCGGCGGCGACGGGCACGCGGACGGGCCCCCGGACGCCGGAGCCTGA
- a CDS encoding LLM class flavin-dependent oxidoreductase, whose translation MKVGVGLYCLQATASTPRHPTTPYRELLEDARLLEGLGYEGMWLSEHHFFYDGYCPALLPVAAGILAATTRLRVGTGMMLLPLQDPGRAARLSADIARRSGGRLDVGVGLGYRDVEFDGKGVRRQDRVAAHRAGLAELQRVAVPAGATVWNGSATPQGVARAGARGQGVLLSGANPLPLVAELAAAHREGWEQAGRPGGVRPRVSALRNVWLTDDPHEAAAVLDWQRASYVLYAGLGWSVAQQASTEAMDFRADLDKAVGQAVATSIVGPPGLVADGLAEVHAAGVDDVVLRVIIEGAPATAVRRMLGRMADEVLPGLENLEAA comes from the coding sequence GTGAAGGTCGGCGTCGGTCTGTACTGCCTGCAGGCCACCGCGAGCACGCCCCGGCATCCCACCACCCCCTACCGCGAGCTCCTCGAGGACGCGCGGCTGCTGGAGGGCCTCGGCTACGAGGGCATGTGGCTGTCCGAGCACCACTTCTTCTACGACGGCTACTGCCCCGCGCTGCTCCCCGTGGCGGCCGGCATCCTCGCGGCGACGACCCGGCTGCGCGTCGGGACCGGGATGATGCTGCTGCCGCTGCAGGACCCGGGCCGCGCCGCGCGGCTGTCCGCGGACATCGCGCGGCGCTCCGGCGGCCGGCTCGACGTCGGCGTCGGCCTCGGGTACCGCGACGTGGAGTTCGACGGCAAGGGCGTCCGCCGCCAGGACCGGGTGGCGGCGCACCGCGCGGGCCTCGCCGAGCTGCAGCGGGTCGCGGTGCCCGCGGGCGCGACCGTCTGGAACGGCTCCGCCACGCCGCAGGGCGTCGCGCGGGCCGGCGCACGGGGGCAGGGCGTCCTGCTGTCGGGCGCGAACCCGCTGCCGCTGGTCGCCGAGCTGGCCGCCGCCCACCGCGAGGGCTGGGAGCAGGCCGGGCGTCCCGGCGGGGTGCGGCCCCGGGTGTCCGCCCTGCGCAACGTCTGGCTGACCGACGACCCGCACGAGGCCGCCGCCGTCCTGGACTGGCAGCGCGCGAGCTACGTGCTCTACGCGGGGCTGGGCTGGAGCGTCGCGCAGCAGGCCTCGACGGAGGCGATGGACTTCCGGGCCGACCTCGACAAGGCCGTGGGCCAGGCGGTCGCGACGTCGATCGTCGGACCGCCCGGCCTGGTCGCCGACGGCCTGGCGGAGGTGCACGCCGCCGGCGTGGACGACGTGGTGCTGCGCGTGATCATCGAAGGCGCCCCCGCGACCGCGGTGCGGCGCATGCTCGGGCGGATGGCCGACGAGGTGCTGCCCGGCCTGGAGAACCTGGAGGCGGCATGA
- a CDS encoding TIGR03885 family FMN-dependent LLM class oxidoreductase, with product MTRVGFHNSHEQVHPSALLAATQHAEQAGFDAAMCSDHWAPWSVHQGHSGFAWTWLGSALATTRLPFGVVNAPGQRYHPAVVAQAAATLAAMYPGRFWVALGSGENMNEHITGDPWPPKPERDARLRECVQVIRALLAGEEVTHHGLVTVDRAQLWTLPEVQPRLVGPAVTAETARAHADWADGLVTVNQDLDTLRRVVGEYRDAGGRGPVALQVHVSYATDPDEAWRLAREQWAGNAAGPPAAWDLATPEAFDELAATVDDETLGTAVVVEHDPERLRDRLVELVEVGFDEVYLHQVATDVRPDHGKHDDATPTVTRPPSSLDAFIDLAAEHLLPALHAVGAGTGEDAA from the coding sequence ATGACCCGCGTCGGCTTCCACAACTCGCACGAGCAGGTCCACCCGAGCGCGCTCCTCGCCGCCACGCAGCACGCCGAGCAGGCGGGCTTCGACGCGGCGATGTGCTCCGACCACTGGGCGCCGTGGAGCGTGCACCAGGGCCACTCCGGCTTCGCCTGGACGTGGCTCGGGTCGGCGCTCGCCACGACGCGGCTGCCGTTCGGGGTGGTGAACGCGCCGGGGCAGCGGTACCACCCGGCGGTCGTCGCCCAGGCCGCGGCGACCCTCGCCGCGATGTACCCGGGGCGGTTCTGGGTGGCCCTCGGGTCGGGCGAGAACATGAACGAGCACATCACCGGCGACCCGTGGCCCCCCAAGCCGGAGCGCGACGCGCGGCTGCGCGAGTGCGTGCAGGTGATCCGGGCGCTGCTCGCGGGCGAGGAGGTCACGCACCACGGCCTCGTCACGGTGGACCGCGCGCAGCTGTGGACCCTGCCGGAGGTGCAGCCGCGCCTCGTCGGCCCGGCCGTGACCGCGGAGACCGCCAGGGCGCACGCCGACTGGGCGGACGGGCTGGTCACGGTCAACCAGGACCTCGACACGCTGCGCCGCGTGGTCGGGGAGTACCGGGACGCCGGCGGGCGCGGGCCGGTCGCGCTGCAGGTGCACGTGTCGTACGCGACCGACCCGGACGAGGCGTGGCGGCTGGCGCGCGAGCAGTGGGCCGGCAACGCCGCGGGGCCGCCCGCCGCCTGGGACCTCGCGACCCCGGAGGCGTTCGACGAGCTCGCGGCGACGGTGGACGACGAGACGCTCGGCACCGCCGTGGTCGTCGAGCACGACCCCGAGCGGCTGCGGGACCGGCTGGTCGAGCTGGTCGAGGTCGGGTTCGACGAGGTGTACCTGCACCAGGTCGCGACCGACGTCCGGCCCGACCACGGCAAGCACGACGACGCGACGCCGACCGTGACCCGCCCGCCGTCGTCGCTGGACGCGTTCATCGACCTGGCCGCGGAGCACCTGCTGCCCGCGCTGCACGCCGTCGGGGCCGGCACCGGGGAGGACGCGGCATGA
- a CDS encoding LLM class flavin-dependent oxidoreductase — protein sequence MRIGALLTDAADVVPAARAGLFGVLLGPAADGGADDAGSAAAAEVATTTRDTRVLVPVRLGTENPVTLAEEVAVLDHLSGGRVVAVVDPGDLDDTAAAEDVGLLRACWSGRPVRHRGARWSVPSGVMGPDMPTHVAVTPVPAQVDVPVWLTRAVPGTGLPVLATEPAAARADVQVQPGTADLTGDLEHDRALVTAWSAAGATHLLVRPPAPAGREASGAPGATFFGLYVARYLQPEVSMPGFPRIMAEADLPAAWTP from the coding sequence ATGAGGATCGGCGCCCTGCTCACGGACGCCGCGGACGTCGTCCCCGCGGCGCGGGCCGGCCTGTTCGGCGTCCTGCTGGGGCCGGCGGCCGACGGCGGGGCGGACGACGCCGGCAGCGCGGCGGCCGCGGAGGTCGCGACCACCACGCGGGACACCCGCGTCCTGGTGCCCGTGCGGCTCGGCACGGAGAACCCGGTGACGCTCGCCGAGGAGGTCGCCGTCCTCGACCACCTCAGCGGCGGGCGCGTCGTCGCGGTCGTCGACCCGGGCGACCTGGACGACACCGCGGCGGCCGAGGACGTCGGCCTGCTCCGCGCGTGCTGGTCCGGCCGCCCCGTGCGGCACCGCGGTGCACGCTGGTCGGTGCCGAGCGGCGTGATGGGACCGGACATGCCGACGCACGTCGCGGTCACGCCCGTCCCCGCCCAGGTCGACGTCCCCGTGTGGCTGACACGGGCGGTGCCCGGCACCGGGCTGCCCGTGCTGGCGACCGAGCCCGCCGCGGCCCGCGCCGACGTGCAGGTGCAGCCCGGGACCGCCGACCTCACGGGCGACCTCGAGCACGACCGCGCCCTGGTCACCGCGTGGTCCGCCGCGGGAGCGACGCACCTGCTGGTCCGTCCGCCCGCCCCGGCGGGTCGGGAGGCGTCGGGGGCGCCCGGTGCGACATTCTTCGGGCTGTACGTCGCGCGCTACCTGCAACCGGAGGTGTCCATGCCGGGCTTCCCGCGGATCATGGCGGAGGCCGACCTGCCCGCCGCGTGGACGCCGTGA